The Molothrus ater isolate BHLD 08-10-18 breed brown headed cowbird chromosome 6, BPBGC_Mater_1.1, whole genome shotgun sequence genome segment TCCTGCTTTAAAGTATTGGTTGGTACTTCAAAGTAGTTAATTTTCAATGGTTAATTTTCAATTATATTCAGACAATATCAGGATTTCTCCTTAGAGATATTTGTTAATGACAGGAAGAGAGGTGATTTCCAGGTTTCCAAGATCTCTGGAGAAGCAGATTTGGTTCTCTGTGCTCCTTCTGTAACCCCAGTCAGAAATAACTTAATCTGGGTATTGTatcctcccttttcccagctgggTAATTGAAATAGCCAGAGGATGAGAGAGAGGACTATTTCAACAGTAAGCTCCCTTGAATGAAGGTTACTCATGAGGCCTGATGCAAACACAAAGGGGGGCTCAGACACCCAGCTTCAAAAGCTTCACTCTAGCTCTGACATGGTCATTTCCTAGCACACAATTCCTTAGaccttccttcctgcctccatTTTAGAAATCCTGCCTTTCAACTGTAGTTTAGCCCTCATCTACACTACCCAAGTGCATATGGCAGGTCTACCATTGCCCTCTTCCCCAGAGCCCCAAGTATTTCTTGCCCTCTGAACCAGACCATGCTTTCTTAAGTAGTTACATTATCCTGCAGAGCTCTTGACCATGTTATATTCTGACCACCACAAGAGCTTCAGGAAGTTTTCCTATATTGCCTTTGCACATGGAAGTGCAGAGGCAATataggaaaatatatttcctaCTTGCACATGGAAGTAGAAGGCTGGAGATTCACAGAAGCCAGTTCAGCTCCTAGGAGCATTGTCtcaggctgtgtcctctggctCCAAAGGAAAAGTAGGAGTGACATAGTCAAAAAATGGCCCAGAGAAGAGGCCAATAAACAGCCTATATTCAGCCCAATAGCTTTTGCAAACAtgagcagcacctgctgcaggaaggcaggcacCACTTGCACCACTGCAAGGTCTCAGGGCAGGTCACTTGTATGAGATGCACAGAAAACATGGAGAGGGAAGGTGAAACTGCAATAAGAAATGGAGGAAATAGAAAATCTATTGAATGCAGTTCTGAAAGATTTTCTtatggaaaagaaggaaatttggTAGGTACATGTTCCCATCTTGCTAGCATATGGcaggaaagaattttaaaacatgtttctCTTTTATAAGAGATCTATGCAAAAGTTTTCCAGCAAAACCAtctcatttttcattctttctttcagcATCTCCATACATAAAACAGAATTATCACCTTATCTACCAGAAAAACTGGATAGTAGGAGGGCAGTAATTGGGGTTTAATGCAGGCTCCCTTTTAAATTCAACATCATATggggagtggctgagggagctggagttgtttagcctgcagaaaaggaggctcaggggagaccttatcactctacAACTctctgaaaggaggctgtaacCAGGTAGGGCTCAGCCTCTTCTCCGAACCAACAAgcagcaggaaagagaaaaaaggccTCAAGCTGCATCAAGGGAGAAGGCTGGACatcagaaagaatttcttcactgagacTTGTCAAACATCAGAACAGCTGCCCAAGTTAGTGGTGGAgtcacccctggaagtgttccagaaATGACTCAACATGGCTCTTCATCCTATGATTTAGATGATATGGTGGTGTTAGATCAAAgtttggactcaatgatcttggaggtcttttccagccttaatggTTCTATATCTATTAGTATGGTTGAGGCTGGCAGAGTCACCCTCTATGTTACAGTACAAAACCTGTAGATGGCAGTTTCCAGGTAGCAAGTTTTGTGGCCAGATCATAGATTGTCTTAAAGAGGATGGCACTGTAATTAAGTATTCCAAAATCCTGCTCCTCATGCTCTCCATATATTGCATTGTAGGTGATCCATTTTCTTCAACTCCTCCCTGCCTTCTTCCTTACAAATCTCAACTGTAAGCCTTAACTCATTGCTAGTTTGTAAATGAAAAttgaggcacatctggagtgctgtgcccagttctgagCCCCTCAGTACAAGagggacatggagctcctggagcaagTCCTGTGCGGGTGACAAAGTTGATTGAGGGACCAGAGCATATGAGAAAAGGCTGATAGcgctgggcctgttcagcctcaagaaaAGACAGCTGAGAGGGAACCTCATCAATATCTTTAAGTATCTGGAGGGTGGGTGTCAAGAGAATGGATCCAGACTCTTCTCAGTGCTaccaagcaataggacaaggcagaaactgatgcacaggaagttccacctgaacatgaggaagaacttcacTGTGCAGTCActgagcacaggaacaggctgcccagagagggtgCAGAGTCTCCCTCAGTGGGTatattcaagaaccatctggacacaatccagTGCCATGTGCTTCAGAATGACCCTGtttgagcagggaggctgaACCTcgcccattctgtgattctgttatcATGGAAAGATAACAAGACATTGCAAAGTCTGCAGGACAGTTACTAGGCACTTGGCACATGGTATATTGAGGCTTTTCTTCAAGTAGGTCAAGGTGGCAGGGCAAGAAATCACATCTTTTGGACTGAAACTTTTGTTCTGGTTCTGTGCTTGTGGAGCACAGTGAGAGGACCTTACTCATACTCTTCATATCTGATAGGTACAAAAGTTAAACGCAGCCTAGTATTTCAGCATGGCTGTTACACACTCCTTGTCCTGGGGCTATACAGAAGCTAGAGATCCTTATGACACAAAGCTGCAAAATTACATTTAGAATGCTCAAAGGCTTATTACAAGTTCCTTCTATAGTCCTACATCTCCACCAAAGGCTGGTGAGCACTGGAACTAGCCCTCCTGGCCATCATAGGGTTACTGAAATCTGCAATTCAGAACCAGCACATCTACCATGTTTTCCAGTCTTGTCTGTCTAATAAATCTGGTTTCATACcatgtcttttccttttcccacaaGCTTAATGAGTAACTAGTTTGCCCCTGGTaacactgctgcttttattgCAGCTTCTAGTAGagttcctcctccttctccaatCTCCTTTCTCCATGAGCATACTCTGATCTTCAGACAATGAAGAATGGGTCTCTTTACTCATGGGTAAACAGTGCAATGTTTTATAGTTGTAAGACTTCATTCAAAGACTAATCTATTCTTAAGTCTACAGGGGTTTTTCTTAGAGTAAGGCCTTCATTGCAAAGTTAAATTTCATGGTCTCTTGTGCAATCTCTCATTATACTAGTGGGACAAGTTTTTACTGCGCACCCATGTCACTCATCTTTCATATCCATAAGCTTATGAGCACAGCCTAATTCTTCCTCTTTCAAATCTGTCACAGTCCTAGGGTAAAGGTCTTTGCAGTGGCAAACACATTACTCAGAATGTTCTGAATGACACACCTGcaacaaaggaaaacactgaatttaCTTTCCTCATAAACAAGCTGAAAAGCTAGTTACTTCCCAAGATTAAGATCCAGTTATTCTCAAATCCTATTTCTCCCCTGATCTCAATCATGTAGGATagatctttaaaaatagagatCTTTACTCCATTTTCTACCTgccaataataaaaataaaaatagtcttGTTGAGAGATCATCCATACTACACAATGCAACTATTAGAAGTTCAAGTGTCTAAGAGacttaatctgaaaaaaaaaaagatctttgcTGAGTGAGCAATTTGCCAGGAGGTTAAGCAAAGTAGAGCAAGGTGAGATTGCTTACCTCCTAGGAAGTTCAAGATTTAAAGTTAATCAGAGAAGATCTGTTTCCTTATCTCTTTTCATCAGaacagcagagattttttttctcattttgcagAAGAGAGTAACCAATTTGTTTTAATGGTCAAAGGATTTTCTATGGGAACTGTTTTGCCAaagaaaatacaactttttttaatagaattctttttaatagcattttcACTTGTAATTGATCTCTCATCAGACTCCAAGTCTTCCATATAGCTCTGTCAGGCAGCAGTGATTGACAAGCCTGCTCTCCCCTCCACCAGCAGGGCAAGTCTCAGTTGCCAAAGAGCAAAACACACATGAACACAAGCCCATGAAATTCAGCTAATAACTCCATCCTCTTTATGCAGGAGGGCAGacacttccagctgctgcactgcctcAAGGAACTAGGCTGAACCATTTGTGGTGGGTGGAGAAGAGCTTTTCAGGTCTCAGTCAGGGCTGGAGCAACAGTCCCAGCAAGTTCAATTAGTCACTCACCTCCCTTGTGCAGGATACCGAGCTAACCTCCTTCTcttctattttcattttggtaATCTAAGTATCTGAGCCCATCTAACAAGTTTGAACATTTGAAACTAGAGCCAAGCACATGCACTTCCCCACTGAGCTATCAGGTGTATCAGGGATGGGAGTGCCTCACAGGAGAGCTTCATATGCTAGTGTGGGCTGCTgcaccagctcctctgggccTCACCAGGAACAGGCAGTGTCTCCAGGACAGACCTCCAGCAGCAAAGGAGTGAATGGAACACAATTGCAGACTGTATAGAGGCTTCCCACACCCTTTTACACAAGAAAATCTCCCTTTGATTTGCATCTCCTCCCAGGGAGTGTTTCTGTGATGGAGAACATGAGCCCATCCAGCAGGGTTTGCCCACGTATGCCATCACAGAAGTTGTACATGGTCTCAGTAGTGGTGGGGAGGTCACAGCTCCTGAGCCTCAGGCTCTACCTCCACCTCATCTGGATATTGAGCAGCAACTCCCAACTTTGCATCAGGCCACACAGAGATGTTTCCTTCCTGTTCCGTCAGAGAACTCGTGTGCAGGAGTAATCCTTGGGAGTCACGTACCTCCAACACTGCGAGCACCTGCTGAGCAGCCCTTGCACAAAACACACAAGAGCAGCTACACACCTGGAGGGAGATGGAAAACCATTCCTAGACACCTGGGCTTTGCAAATTTGATTCCCACAGCTGataaaacataaacaaaaaggGGTTTGCCTTTCAAAGGAGGAAAGCCACAGTGCTTTCCCAACGACAGACCAGGCCTCCTCAGTTTCTGTGGGTGGGGCAGGAGAGCTAAAAGGAGTCTCAGAGAGTGCGGCTTTATTTTCCAGTGCTACCTGTGTCAGGCTGGAACATGCCCCAAAAATTATGTCATCTCAAAACgagaaaaattttctttgatgTTAATCAAACAATATAGTTAGCAGATTGATCATTAGACAAATTTAAAGTAGTAATTGCCACCTGCCTCTCTTTAGATGGGTCTTTAAACTTTCAGAATCAAAACTTAGTGGCTGAGGGATGTAAATCGAGACATTTAAAGCCTTGTTGGAGGATTTTATCATGCAAAAGGTATTCCTCAAGCCCTCTGAGGATCAGATTTTCTAGTTTGCATCAAATAAACTAAGTATTACAGCAGTTTAACAGCTGTTTCTCTCAATCTCCGGcttaaaattaattagaaacaaatccagaaaagccgttctctttttttcccctttctttccttaAATTCATCAATTGCTATGATTTGGAGTGTTTTCTTTGACACAGTTTAGCAGCTTCAATAAAAATCCAACTCCCTCCTGCTATACTTACCATGGGCAATCTGCATCCAGGAATGCTGGGGAAGTCATGGTGCTCCATGTGGTAGCCTACATTGAAGGTGAGCCAGTTCAGAGGTCCATAATAAGAGTATGTCTCATACCCTTTTAGGAACATGTAGTGTTCTGCTATGAAGTGCCCAGAAATGGGATGAAAACCCAAGCAAAGAATAGTACCTGCTATTAAGTAAATAACAGGTTTGAGCCCCCACAGGTAGTAAATGATGAGGTCTATAGAGAACTGGACGAGCGCATTGAGGATTTCCATCCGTGTGATTGCTTTGGGGTTCACATACAGCGGCCTCAGACTGTAGAacagaggctgcaggaacagccacagcagcttccGGAGCGGAGTGCAGAAAAACCAGCCCTCAAAGTCTGTGGGAATGTCCACGTCcaggctgtcccctcccaggtAGCGGTGATGGTCAATGTGGTATTTCTTGAAGGAGGCAGAGTAGGGGACACCGACGGGCAAGTTGGCAAAGATTGCGAACCATCGGTTCCACCTGGCCTGCTTGTTCCCAAAGGCCACATTGTGTGAAATGTCATGGATGGCGAGGGTCAGGGAGTGGTTGATGCAACCCCCAAAAGCATAAGCCCAgaagaaaatccatttccaaGATAAGTCTTTCACCAGGTAGCATGCCAGAAGCTGCGTGAAAACCATTCCAGATACAATCCACTTTAAATGTGGATCTGGTCCCATCAGAGTCTTGATCTCTGGATACTTTGCTAAAgggaaaaatgcagagaaaaactTGGTTAGACATGATTAGGCAAACACAATCACCACTGTAACTCTCTGGTTTTATCACACTATGTTTGAGGCCCTGGTTTTATAAAATGTTAATTCCAAAGTAGGGTTGCCACTAAGGTGAAAGTTTTACTAGTTCCAGCATCATGTCCAGTTCTGATTTATATTGataaacatattaaaaaaccaCCTTGATGGTCTCTGTGTGGTATAATGTGCCTTTCCCACAATGAGTATTGCTTCACAGCCAAATCCCACAGGACTTAAGCTCTAAGAAACACCTTCTGTCACGTTTTTAAGTTTTTTATgtccttttgtatttttctcaaGTGTTATTTTCCATTAAAGGGATACAACTGCCTTCTCTGTAGCCCTTTTCACACTGCTGTTTCAAACACACAAGCAGAGGAGAGAGCTGAGCAACAGGCTCACCAGGTTTTGCCCTGTGGTTAGATGAcaaacacagcatttaaaaaaattcctaattGTTTGAGTGTTTACCAGTGCTCACAACAGGCACAACTCTTCACACACAGAAACATCACAGTAAAGTCAGTAATATTTTCAGGATTTTGTATGGCATGGCAAATTTTTCTCTGTTCCCATGTCACATACCAAAAGCAGGCATAAAAGCCACATAGATTATCACACAACAGCTTCATGAGacctcaaaaaataaaaaaaaaaaaaataaaaaaatactgcagtaCAGTGGAGACCTGGGCTAGGCCTGCAACTCTGCCTCACATCAGGCCAGGGCCAGATTATTGATCTCCACTCCCACCAGCCATTctgtcctttaaaaataaactaaaatacaGAGTACAGCTGATCCTCTAGGTGCTGTTCACTGATTCACATCTCCTCTCTGCAAAGCCACACTTCTCACTTCCAGTATTAACTTGCACATGATTCTTTCTGCTGACTTATGGCTTTTAGCCACGTACTGGCCTCCTTCCTTTAACTCATACTTTGCATTTCTCCGTAATTGCAGCTTACACAGATAAGTGCATAGAGAAGTCACTCATTCTGAACCCTGAGGTTGCACAGTGTCCCTGTGAGTTTCATGGGCCCTTTTTGTGAATAGAAAAGTAAACATCACAAGACTGTCCCAGTATAATACCAATACAATAAAATCAAGATTACAATGATCTGCATCTATGCAGCTGTGTCTACTATAAACAAAGGCTGGAGACAATACATGTAATTTATGTGACCTTGAAACAGTGGCAGATATTGAGTGCTGGATGCAGAGAAGGTTTTTGTAGAAGTGAACCCTGAGAAGTTTACAGAAAGTCAAAAAGATGAAGTGCTGCTTAAAGAAGCAAGTTAATGTGGTCATGCTCTGCAACCATTCCAACAATCCTTGAGCCTCTCGGCCAACTTCAGCTCATCTTAACAGTAATTAGAGATTACAAAGATTAGAAAAGTGCTGTGGAAGATGAGGACAAAGGAAATATACTCAAATCTTCTGAGGATAAGGAGGCCAAGGTCACCATGAGGAATATTCAGGCAAGACAGAGATTTTCTAAGTGCTGGGAAAGCTGTAGTGAAAGTTCATGTCTTTCTAAAATCAGACaaatattttgacaaaaatCTCCAGAAGCTCcggagttttgggttttttttgtcttgctgttttgttttttttttttttttgttgctgttttcacCATTcctgaaattatatttttcacacCAATTAAGTTAACATGACAAAAGTTGTTCTCTAGTACCTGAATAGGTACTTTAGTTTTACACACAGTGCTGCTTATGCAAAGTTTACTCTAAAATACAAGAATATAACAGCCTGGTTAGAAAGACTGTTCCAGGCATGCAGTTTTATGTAGCTTTGTCTCATTCTTAGGGGCATCTGtccaaaagcaagaaaaggctTAAATAAGTCAAGCCACCTCAAATGTTGTCAGATGATGTGGCTGATAGAGGTAAGTTACTGCAGTCACCAGAAGAAATCACATGTAAAACAACCAAATCTGCTCCTTAGCCTGGTCAAATTGAGGCCATACtgacccccccaaaaaaaaccaaaaaagaaattttaatggAATGGGAAAATTGCTTAGAGATACTTCATTCTGAAgcatctgaaaatatttctgaagtcatttgaaaataatggaaattttTGACCTATTTCTCTCTGTGGCAGCCAACAAGGAGTGCAGATTCCATTTAAAAGGTTCCAGAGCAGGTGTGTGCAAGCAGCAATGCAGGCAGGTTGCACTTATCACAGGTGACAGCTATTAAGTAACTTGCCAGGGTTTAATATTAAATTCAACACATGATTAACTCCACCAGTAAATTTTTGCATACTAGTCAAACCACAATAGTGTGGCTGTTTATCATTAATACTGATAAAGGCATGAAACCATGGCATGGAAAAATTCAGgtttctcctcacagagaaacCATGGCTTGGGCAGGGGGGTGGATGAAGGCATGGACACACAACACAGGACAGGACACCACACCTACAGTTCTGTGACTGCATGGGATCAAGTTTTGCCCTTTATAGTCCAATGAGAACAGGAGAGACCCAGCTGCTCTGGTGTCTGCACAGCACATCTTCCAGCCTCCAGCTCACTGAGGAAGTCTGTTAGCTCAGGCCAGCAGACAGGTTATCCATGTGTGATGCTTCTAGTCTGAGTTCTTGTCCAGACTGAGCCACTGCACTGCTGAGAGGGTGGGAACACTGGTGTAGATGTACAGCAGTGCACAAGGTCTCTCTGCTCCACGATGATGAGACAGCATTCTCCACTCTTACAAGTCAAGAGAGAACAAATACTGCAAGTATATTTTCAGAAGGGTTCACAAGTCTGAAACAACCCATTTACTGAATTAACTTTTCACAGAGGTGACTCCAGACTGTTCTATGCATCCTTTGAGAGGCAGGTCTCACTCACCAAGTGCCTAAACTGACAAATTAATCTGACTAGGTATTTTGTTCCATTGATACTTCTCTCTGGATATCCAAAGCACTCACCATGGCCCTACAGTGATCCTCAGTTAGGGCTGGAGCAATTGTTTGTGGACAGGCCATTGGCTACCAGGTCTTgctgttcctcctcctcaggagaCAGCAAATACCTTGTTCTGAACATTCACTCATCCTCTGTCCCACTGATCCTGTCCCTGAGATAACCCAATGATGGCACCAGACACAATTTCTCATTGATGTGGCACCACATACTTCACACTTGCATATTTTGGTACACATGGGATTTGAAAGTGAacaagagcaggagctgcccacagAGACAGTGGTGATGGACGtttaaaggagcagcagccttgcCCACATCCATGAGAAACTAGagtaaaaagagaagaaatttcatttcttaatttcccttctttttccttgcagCATACTGATACAGTCAAAGTGGACATGCTCCTCAGCATAAGTCACTTAGAAGGTTTATTAAAgggaagtaggaaaaaaaaaaatctgttataCTGCTGTCCTGGACTGCATTCTATTGATTATGAGTCCCTGCCAAAACAGACAAAAGACACACCAAGCACAGGATGTAAGTTTTACTACTGGTAGTAGCTTTAGCTGGTATTTGTACCAAAAAAATACACTAAACAAAGGAAGAGAGTTTACTAACATTATAGTGTTTTGCCTTGTGGCAGCTCAGCTCAAAAACCTGCTTATAAAAGCACAGCACACCCAAGGCCCCAGTGAATGACATGGACAacttggagcaagtccagaggagggctgAACATTGTCAGagtgctggagcacctctccagtaaggaaaggctgagagagttgagAATGgaggctgttcagcctggagaggaaaaggctctAGCAACACTTTATTGCCTTTCAACATTAATAGGGGTTTATAGGAATGATGGGGACTGACTGTTTAGTAGGGTTTGTTGTGATAGGTCAAGGGGTAGCAGTTGCAAGCTAAAAGAGGAGACATTTGATCTATACataaggaaaagattttttacaaagagggtggtgaaacactatcacaggttgcccagagaggttgcagatgcctcatccctggaaacgttcaaggacaggttggctggggctctgaacaacctgatctagttgatGATGTACCTGGTGCTCAATATATTATATGATCCTATTATTAATTCCATTATTAATTCAAACAATGCATTAGTCAGGACACAGGTATGATCCACAGAGGACAATATAGATGACTACACCTTCTGGTTTTTCAGAGTCTCCTGTGAAAAAGCCTCTCCAGTACACAAAATAATAAGAAACATTTTTGGCCCAGCTAGTTACACTGAAGTTTTATATGTCCACTGTGAAAGGACAAGAAGTGTCTTGTATTTGTCACCCACAAGCTTCTAAATATCTTAGTGCAAGCTGGTCCAAGGGCAGTGGGCCACCCAGAAGTGGCCACCAGAGGGAAAGTAGTGGAAAAGTGGAGAGAAAGCAGTGGTGCCACTCTGCTGGTGTCAACAGAGGTGGATGATGTCAGACATCACTATGTCAGCAGCTGTAACCTGTTTGCTTACATTTGTTTATTAGCTAGTGCAGAGTAAAAGGACATAGGAATGCTAGAAAGAGAGCTTCTAGCTccttctgaaacaaaaatctgcAATATGGACTAAGCTGAAGCCTTGGGTTGTGCTTAATACAATTCCCATGGAAGACCAGAAATGCCGAAATCAGTGACTTTCTGCCCATGTGATTTATTTCCAAGGTGATGCCCACAGGGGAGTGGCctgagcactgggacagcagctctcctgggtgCTCATCAGAGGCTGTTCACAGTCAGGGGCAGCACTGTGCCCACACACTGCAGCATAAAGGACAAACATTGTTTCTTCACCAGAAGTACACATACTTCAGAGCTTTGATTTAAGCTAGGGACATAATATATTGCATGTTTCAGTAGGTATAACTTATCATAATTTTCATAAAAGTGAGATTTAAAAAGAGACAGCTGGAAGAAATAGCAGATTAATCTCTAAATAAGAGACCAGAGCTGGAAACTATACTCATATCAGCtaaatgctaaaataaaatggatctggctttttaattttgttctacCGATCCCCATGAACTAACATCTCAGCCTTCCTACAGGATAAAGTACATATAAAACACTTGCACCATCTCCACTCCAAAATAACTTGCCAAAAAACTAATTACATAACTATTAAGCATTCTTGTATGTTAGATCATATTCAGATGTTCCTGGTCTATCCTGAGCAACATTGATACAGctctcctcctcagcagc includes the following:
- the DEGS2 gene encoding sphingolipid delta(4)-desaturase/C4-monooxygenase DES2 isoform X1, which encodes MGNRVTRGDFEWVYTEQPHTQRRKEILAKYPEIKTLMGPDPHLKWIVSGMVFTQLLACYLVKDLSWKWIFFWAYAFGGCINHSLTLAIHDISHNVAFGNKQARWNRWFAIFANLPVGVPYSASFKKYHIDHHRYLGGDSLDVDIPTDFEGWFFCTPLRKLLWLFLQPLFYSLRPLYVNPKAITRMEILNALVQFSIDLIIYYLWGLKPVIYLIAGTILCLGFHPISGHFIAEHYMFLKGYETYSYYGPLNWLTFNVGYHMEHHDFPSIPGCRLPMVKKIAAEYYDNLPHHQSWIRVLWDFVFDDTLGPYSRVKRLCKLAKES
- the DEGS2 gene encoding sphingolipid delta(4)-desaturase/C4-monooxygenase DES2 isoform X2, producing the protein MGPDPHLKWIVSGMVFTQLLACYLVKDLSWKWIFFWAYAFGGCINHSLTLAIHDISHNVAFGNKQARWNRWFAIFANLPVGVPYSASFKKYHIDHHRYLGGDSLDVDIPTDFEGWFFCTPLRKLLWLFLQPLFYSLRPLYVNPKAITRMEILNALVQFSIDLIIYYLWGLKPVIYLIAGTILCLGFHPISGHFIAEHYMFLKGYETYSYYGPLNWLTFNVGYHMEHHDFPSIPGCRLPMVKKIAAEYYDNLPHHQSWIRVLWDFVFDDTLGPYSRVKRLCKLAKES